A genome region from Hevea brasiliensis isolate MT/VB/25A 57/8 chromosome 9, ASM3005281v1, whole genome shotgun sequence includes the following:
- the LOC110665441 gene encoding uncharacterized protein LOC110665441 — translation MFYLSLIEHTLRLPPSLLSLPLQDAIKKELENIFLDKVIASLGLCISVYDIRKIEGGFIFPGDGASTYVVEFRMVIFRPFVGEIIAGKLKESNKDGLRLSLGFFDDIYIPAHRLPKPSSYEHDQENRYQVIWTWEYDSEDNNKFYIDGLDEIKFRVDSVEYPPVPIEQPEKPFAPMVITGTLDDDGLGPVTWW, via the exons ATGTTCTACCTCAGTCTAATAGAGCATACTTTGCGTTTGCCTCCTTCTCTCCTTAGCCTTCCTCTCCAAGATGCTATTAAGAAGGAGCTTGAGAATATCTTTTTAGACAAG GTTATTGCTAGTTTGGGCTTATGCATTTCAGTATATGACATCAGAAAAATTGAGGGTGGCTTTATCTTTCCTGGAGATGGTGCATCCACATACGTG GTTGAATTTAGAATGGTTATATTCCGTCCGTTTGTGGGAGAAATAATTGCTGGAAAACTTAAAGAATCTAACAAGGATGGTTTGCGCT TGTCACTTGGATTTTTTGATGACATTTACATACCAGCACATCGTTTGCCAAAGCCATCCAGTTATGAACATGACCAAGAGAATAG GTATCAGGTTATATGGACATGGGAATATGATTCAGAAGATAACAACAAGTTCTATATCGACGGCTTAGATGAG ATTAAGTTTCGAGTTGACAGTGTAGAGTATCCTCCAGTTCCAATTGAGCAACCTGAAAAGCCATTTGCCCCTATGGTGATTACA GGAACACTTGATGATGATGGTTTAGGCCCTGTTACATGGTGGTGA